A part of Pradoshia eiseniae genomic DNA contains:
- the rbsK gene encoding ribokinase, with product MTIKIAVVGSINMDLVTSVKKVPIAGETVMGENFATMPGGKGANQAVAAARLGAEVSMIGCLGSDYLGDGLLEVLKKEGIRTEAVKRVEGSSGTASIILSEGDNRIIVVPGANHEMTPQWIEENRKVIEDSDLLLVQLEIPLNCVQKALEIGKAANVITILNPAPMTKLPAEIIQLADYITPNEHEYQTLSEEFPIAELSSKLIITMGDEGVLFYEEGKEVRIPAFNVPVVDTTGAGDTFNGALGVAICEQLGLKEAIRFANRAAALSITQIGAQNGMPTKKMIRQFFE from the coding sequence ATGACAATCAAAATTGCGGTAGTCGGAAGTATTAATATGGATTTAGTGACGTCGGTAAAAAAGGTTCCAATCGCCGGGGAGACCGTTATGGGTGAAAACTTTGCGACCATGCCGGGCGGGAAGGGAGCCAATCAGGCTGTTGCGGCAGCAAGGCTTGGAGCAGAGGTATCCATGATTGGCTGTCTTGGAAGCGATTATTTAGGAGATGGCCTTCTTGAAGTCTTAAAGAAGGAAGGCATTCGGACAGAAGCTGTGAAGAGGGTCGAGGGCTCAAGCGGGACGGCAAGCATTATTCTATCTGAGGGAGATAATCGCATAATTGTGGTACCTGGGGCTAATCATGAGATGACCCCTCAATGGATAGAGGAGAATAGAAAGGTGATAGAGGACAGTGATCTTCTCCTCGTTCAGCTTGAGATTCCGCTCAATTGTGTGCAAAAAGCGCTTGAAATTGGGAAGGCAGCCAATGTTATAACTATCTTAAACCCTGCGCCTATGACAAAGCTGCCGGCTGAAATCATTCAATTAGCTGATTACATAACTCCGAATGAACATGAATATCAGACTCTTTCGGAGGAGTTTCCAATTGCGGAATTGTCTTCAAAATTAATCATCACGATGGGGGATGAGGGGGTCCTCTTTTATGAGGAAGGAAAAGAAGTGCGCATTCCAGCGTTCAATGTGCCTGTCGTTGATACTACTGGAGCTGGAGATACCTTTAACGGAGCACTGGGAGTAGCGATATGCGAACAGTTGGGTCTAAAGGAAGCTATCCGCTTTGCCAATAGAGCGGCCGCCCTGTCGATCACGCAAATTGGCGCCCAAAATGGAATGCCTACTAAAAAAATGATCCGGCAATTCTTTGAATAA
- a CDS encoding LacI family DNA-binding transcriptional regulator — protein MAVTIKDVAKLANVAPSTVSRVIANNPRISEKTKRKVRKAMNELGYHPNFIARSLASKSSDVLGIIMPKSGDGSFLNPFFPTVMKGLSQAAHDDRLGLQITTGITEEEIYDEVEKMVHGGRVDGLILLYSKVGDNVLNYLREANFPFVVIGKPYQYESSISHVDNDNFQAGKDVAKYLLDSGHSAIAFIGGNAELVVTIERMKGYEAALMEAGIPVRKDYVIHEDFMLEGGKEAVKRLMNLENSPTALIVADDFMSLGVLNMLDELGIDVPGDISVFSFNNVLLAELSKPPLCSVDINIESLGYQAVKLLLTRIKEPGSPAMRMIVPYELIVRSSVAKIKN, from the coding sequence ATGGCAGTGACCATAAAGGATGTTGCAAAATTGGCAAATGTCGCTCCATCTACTGTTTCAAGAGTGATTGCCAACAATCCGCGAATCAGTGAAAAAACAAAGAGAAAAGTTCGAAAGGCGATGAATGAGCTCGGCTATCACCCTAACTTCATCGCTAGAAGCCTTGCAAGTAAGTCTAGCGATGTACTAGGGATTATCATGCCAAAATCAGGGGACGGCTCCTTCCTTAATCCCTTTTTCCCAACAGTCATGAAAGGCTTGAGCCAGGCGGCACATGATGACCGTCTTGGACTGCAAATCACGACAGGCATCACGGAAGAGGAAATATACGATGAAGTCGAAAAGATGGTTCATGGCGGCCGGGTAGATGGATTGATTCTCCTCTATTCAAAGGTTGGCGATAATGTGCTGAACTATTTAAGGGAAGCCAATTTTCCATTTGTCGTGATTGGCAAGCCTTATCAATATGAAAGCAGTATTAGCCATGTTGATAATGATAATTTCCAGGCTGGCAAGGATGTGGCTAAATACTTGCTTGACAGCGGGCATAGCGCTATTGCTTTTATCGGGGGAAATGCAGAGCTTGTCGTGACCATTGAGCGGATGAAGGGTTACGAGGCAGCCCTTATGGAAGCAGGTATTCCAGTACGTAAGGACTATGTCATCCACGAGGACTTCATGCTTGAAGGCGGAAAGGAAGCGGTTAAACGGCTGATGAATTTGGAGAATTCTCCAACTGCCTTAATCGTTGCGGATGATTTTATGAGTCTGGGCGTATTGAATATGCTTGATGAGTTAGGAATAGATGTGCCGGGTGATATTTCAGTGTTCAGTTTCAATAATGTGCTGCTCGCAGAACTATCCAAGCCGCCGTTGTGCTCAGTGGATATTAATATAGAGTCACTGGGCTATCAAGCAGTAAAGCTATTGCTAACGCGGATTAAAGAGCCTGGCAGCCCTGCGATGAGGATGATTGTGCCCTATGAGCTCATTGTTCGATCCTCGGTAGCTAAGATAAAAAATTAA
- a CDS encoding glycoside hydrolase family 13 protein produces the protein MKKKWWKEAVCYQIYPKSFMDSNGDGIGDLQGIISKLDYIQDLGIDVIWICPIYQSPNADNGYDISDYQAIMKDFGSMEDFDRLLSEVHARGMKLIMDLVVNHTSDEHPWFIESKSSPNSPKRDWYIWSDGAEDVLPNNWESIFSGSAWEYDKESSQYYLHVFAKKQPDLNWENTDMREAVYSMINWWLDKGIDGFRIDAISHIKKKEGFPNTEADDQSQIPGFSFYTNQEGIHDILQELKDRTFSRYDIMTVGEASGVSSENSDPWVNEEIGAFNMVFQFEHLALWEKEAETELDLPAFKAIMNKWQTGLHRRGWNALFIENHDKPRIVSTLGDDQDYWEESAKMLGAMYFFMQGTPFIYQGQEIGMTNVAFESIVDYDDISMKNFYYMELAKGRSHEELMKIIWKSGRDNSRTPMQWNSSANAGFTQGAPWMKVNPNYKEVNVKVQEDNPNSILHFYKRMIQLRKQHECLIYGDFKLHLKDDPNIFAYSRSEGKQTALILNNFSKEEQTVRLPEFSGKVKRVILSNYHKDKRQTDPFILSPYETVMYLL, from the coding sequence ATGAAAAAGAAATGGTGGAAAGAAGCGGTTTGTTATCAAATCTATCCAAAGAGCTTTATGGATTCCAATGGAGATGGAATTGGTGACTTACAAGGAATCATTAGCAAACTGGACTATATACAGGACTTAGGTATTGATGTCATATGGATATGCCCAATCTATCAATCGCCTAATGCGGATAATGGCTACGATATTAGTGATTATCAAGCAATCATGAAAGATTTCGGTTCAATGGAGGATTTTGACCGCTTGCTTAGTGAAGTCCATGCTCGCGGAATGAAGCTAATCATGGATTTGGTCGTTAATCATACGAGTGATGAGCATCCATGGTTTATCGAATCGAAATCATCTCCTAATTCTCCAAAGCGAGATTGGTATATTTGGAGTGACGGGGCGGAGGATGTGCTGCCGAATAACTGGGAGAGCATCTTCTCTGGTAGCGCCTGGGAGTATGATAAGGAAAGCAGTCAATACTACTTGCATGTCTTTGCCAAGAAGCAGCCTGACTTGAATTGGGAAAACACAGATATGCGTGAAGCTGTCTATTCAATGATTAATTGGTGGCTTGATAAAGGCATTGATGGTTTTAGAATTGACGCTATTAGCCATATTAAGAAAAAAGAGGGCTTTCCAAATACTGAGGCGGACGACCAGTCACAGATTCCCGGGTTCTCCTTCTATACGAACCAAGAGGGTATTCATGATATCCTTCAGGAGCTTAAAGACAGAACCTTTTCTCGCTATGATATTATGACAGTTGGGGAAGCGAGCGGTGTAAGCAGTGAAAATTCCGATCCTTGGGTGAATGAGGAGATTGGCGCTTTTAATATGGTTTTTCAATTTGAGCATTTGGCCCTGTGGGAGAAGGAAGCAGAAACAGAGCTAGACCTGCCTGCTTTTAAAGCTATCATGAATAAATGGCAGACAGGCCTTCATCGAAGAGGGTGGAACGCCCTGTTCATTGAGAACCATGATAAGCCGCGAATCGTCTCCACATTAGGGGATGATCAGGATTACTGGGAAGAAAGTGCTAAAATGCTTGGCGCCATGTATTTCTTCATGCAAGGGACACCGTTCATCTATCAAGGGCAGGAAATCGGCATGACGAATGTCGCGTTTGAATCGATAGTGGATTATGATGATATTAGTATGAAGAATTTTTATTACATGGAGCTGGCTAAGGGCCGGAGCCATGAAGAATTAATGAAAATTATCTGGAAGAGCGGACGGGATAATTCAAGAACCCCGATGCAATGGAATTCCTCGGCAAATGCTGGTTTTACCCAAGGAGCCCCATGGATGAAAGTGAATCCAAATTATAAAGAAGTCAATGTGAAGGTACAAGAGGACAACCCTAACTCTATCCTCCATTTCTATAAGAGAATGATTCAGCTGCGTAAACAGCATGAATGTCTAATATACGGAGATTTCAAGCTTCATTTAAAAGATGATCCGAATATCTTTGCTTATTCTCGAAGTGAAGGGAAACAAACGGCATTGATACTCAATAATTTCAGCAAAGAAGAGCAGACTGTACGATTGCCCGAATTTTCCGGGAAGGTGAAGAGGGTAATCTTAAGCAATTATCATAAGGATAAGCGGCAAACAGATCCATTCATCCTCTCACCATATGAGACGGTAATGTATCTTCTGTAG